The following are encoded in a window of Atribacterota bacterium genomic DNA:
- a CDS encoding Asp23/Gls24 family envelope stress response protein, producing the protein MNDEERREEITPEEPQPETEESLGEITIAPDIIATLTAITTMKTPGVTGMAGMPSASLSTLIGKRELNKGVKVEVKEKNVSLEIAIVADIDSTLIEVARNVQKEVKKVIENKTGMTVNKVDIIIREVSYKEEGKESTST; encoded by the coding sequence ATGAACGACGAAGAACGCAGAGAGGAAATCACTCCGGAAGAACCACAGCCGGAAACTGAAGAAAGCCTGGGAGAAATTACCATTGCCCCGGATATCATTGCCACGTTGACCGCCATCACCACTATGAAAACACCGGGGGTAACCGGTATGGCTGGTATGCCATCGGCATCACTGAGTACGCTGATTGGAAAAAGAGAATTGAACAAGGGGGTAAAGGTCGAAGTCAAAGAAAAGAACGTGAGTTTGGAGATTGCCATTGTCGCCGACATTGATTCGACGCTGATTGAGGTGGCCAGGAATGTGCAGAAAGAAGTGAAAAAGGTCATTGAGAATAAAACCGGTATGACCGTCAACAAGGTGGATATCATCATCCGGGAGGTATCCTACAAAGAAGAGGGAAAGG